A stretch of the Aegilops tauschii subsp. strangulata cultivar AL8/78 chromosome 4, Aet v6.0, whole genome shotgun sequence genome encodes the following:
- the LOC109757793 gene encoding GDSL esterase/lipase WDL1 → MTGRPVFVLFGSSIVQYSFSNGGWGATLADVYARKADIVLRGYIAWNSRRALQVITKIFPKDSAVQPSLVVVYFGGNDSIAPHPSGLGPHVPLEEYMDNMRKIGEHLKSLSNKTRVIFLSCPPLNEELLKKSTSTALSEIVRTNETCRLYSEACISVSKEMDIKVVDLWNAMQKREDWATACFTDGLHLSEEGSNIVVEEILRILKEAEWDPCLHWKAMPTEFGEDSPYDLVASSGKSTINPSEWTFHRKRSWE, encoded by the exons ATGACGGGTCGCCCGGTGTTCGTGCTCTTCGGCTCCTCCATCGTACAGTACAGCTTCAGCAACGGCGGATGGGGAGCTACCCTCGCCGACGTCTACGCCCGCAAG GCTGATATTGTTCTCAGAGGATATATTGCATGGAACTCAAGGCGAGCACTTCAAGTCATTACCAAAATTTTCCCCAAG GATTCAGCAGTGCAGCCTAGCTTGGTTGTAGTTTACTTTGGTGGCAATGATTCGATTGCTCCGCACCCTTCCGGGCTTGGACCTCATGTGCCACTTGAGGAGTACATGGACAACATGAGGAAGATAGGAGAGCACCTCAAGAGCCTGTCCAACAAGACTCGTGTGATCTTTCTGAGCTGCCCGCCGCTCAACGAGGAGCTGCTCAAAAAATCAACCAGCACTGCACTCAGCGAGATTGTGCGGACCAACGAAACCTGCCGTCTCTACTCTGAAGCATGTATATCTGTATCGAAAGAGATGGACATCAAGGTGGTCGATCTTTGGAACGCCATGCAGAAACGAGAGGACTGGGCCACAGCATGCTTTAC GGACGGGTTGCATTTGTCGGAAGAGGGGAGCAATATAGTTGTGGAAGAGATCCTGAGGATCCTCAAGGAGGCGGAATGGGATCCATGCCTACACTGGAAGGCGATGCCGACCGAGTTCGGGGAGGACTCGCCCTACGACCTTGTCGCCTCCAGCGGCAAATCGACCATCAACCCATCCGAGTGGACTTTCCACAGGAAAAGATCATGGGAATGA